A section of the Paenibacillus aurantius genome encodes:
- a CDS encoding anti-repressor SinI family protein yields MNTQTEIEELDMEWVELIAAARQLGLSKEQVRGFLSTPLAYLVEGRERTTDTGLDPLTHAG; encoded by the coding sequence ATGAACACACAAACAGAGATCGAAGAACTGGATATGGAGTGGGTAGAACTGATCGCCGCCGCTCGGCAGCTCGGCCTATCCAAGGAGCAGGTCCGGGGATTTCTAAGCACACCGCTGGCTTATTTGGTAGAAGGACGGGAGAGAACCACGGATACCGGTCTCGATCCGTTAACCCATGCCGGATAG